A genomic window from Negativicutes bacterium includes:
- the uvrA gene encoding excinuclease ABC subunit UvrA, producing the protein MKDKLIVKGAREHNLKNINVEIPRDKLVVITGLSGSGKSSLAFDTIYAEGQRRYVESLSAYARQFLGQMDKPDVDYIEGLSPAISIDQKTTNKNPRSTVGTVTEIYDYLRLLFARAGRPHCPNCGKEIAKQTVQQMVDQIMLIPDQSKVLVLSPIIRGKKGEHKKLLDEIKKDGYVRVRIDGTLHDVNDEITLDKNKKHTIEVVVDRLVIRDKIEGRLADSLETALALSQGMVLIQVLDGLELMFSQNFACIDCGLSLPEIAPRMFSFNSPYGACPVCSGLGMDNEFDLELVMPDLDKTIGEGLFLPLSKNINSYAMCQINAVVEKYGYSINNKWSELSQAVQNILLYGSSEESFSYSYENMYGETKEYNSPFEGVMNILERRYVETDSMEAKEAYEVYMKQKVCKACNGARLKPETLAVKIAGKNIYEVTCFTIAECRDFLNSISFTEREKIIATQILKEINARLGFLLDVGLEYLTLDRAAGTLSGGEAQRIRLATQIGSGLVGVLYILDEPSIGLHQRDNNKLLATLAHLRDLGNTLIVVEHDEDTMYAADYIIDIGPTAGAGGGHIVAQGTVEEIKDNNNSLTGQYLSRKKYIPVPSKRRKAQGKWLEIIGAKENNLKNISVKFPIGLFTAVTGVSGSGKSTLVNEILYKGLAKIIYRNHQRAGAHKAIKGFEHIDKIIDVDQSPIGRTPRSNPATYTGLFDNIRELYSQTNEAKIRGYKPGRFSFNVKGGRCEACRGDGIIKIEMHFLPDVYVPCEVCKGARYNRETLEVKYKGKSIAQVLDMVVDEGVEFFKNIPKIHRKLEVLKEVGLGYIKLGQPATTLSGGEAQRVKLATELAKRSTGKTLYILDEPTTGLHTADIHKLLEVLQKLVEGGDSVIVIEHNLDVIKTADYVVDLGPEGGKGGGTIVAKGTPEEITTVEASYTGKFLKPLLEEGLSM; encoded by the coding sequence ATGAAAGACAAATTAATTGTTAAAGGTGCTAGAGAACATAATTTAAAAAATATAAATGTAGAAATACCGCGTGATAAATTAGTCGTTATAACGGGGTTAAGTGGCTCCGGGAAGTCATCCTTAGCCTTCGATACAATTTATGCTGAAGGTCAACGGCGCTATGTTGAATCATTATCGGCTTATGCTCGTCAATTTTTGGGACAAATGGATAAACCTGATGTTGATTATATTGAAGGATTATCGCCGGCAATATCAATAGATCAAAAAACCACTAATAAAAATCCGCGTTCGACGGTTGGCACAGTAACTGAAATTTATGATTATTTGCGATTATTATTTGCTAGAGCTGGTAGACCGCATTGTCCAAATTGTGGTAAAGAAATTGCTAAGCAAACAGTTCAGCAAATGGTGGATCAAATTATGTTAATACCAGACCAAAGTAAAGTTTTGGTATTATCGCCGATTATCAGAGGGAAAAAAGGTGAACATAAAAAGTTACTGGATGAGATAAAAAAAGATGGTTATGTCAGAGTGAGAATTGATGGTACTTTGCATGATGTTAATGATGAGATAACCTTGGATAAAAACAAAAAACATACTATTGAGGTTGTTGTTGATAGATTAGTTATTAGAGACAAAATAGAAGGACGGTTAGCTGATTCATTAGAAACAGCCTTAGCTTTAAGTCAGGGCATGGTCTTAATTCAAGTTTTGGATGGATTAGAATTAATGTTTAGTCAAAACTTTGCTTGTATTGACTGTGGCTTGTCTTTGCCGGAAATAGCCCCTAGAATGTTTTCCTTTAATAGCCCCTATGGTGCTTGTCCGGTTTGTAGTGGCTTAGGAATGGATAATGAATTTGATCTTGAACTGGTAATGCCTGACCTTGATAAAACTATTGGTGAAGGGTTATTTTTACCGTTATCAAAAAATATTAATTCTTATGCGATGTGCCAAATTAATGCAGTTGTTGAGAAGTATGGTTATTCAATAAACAATAAATGGTCTGAGCTTTCTCAAGCTGTTCAAAACATTTTATTATACGGCAGCAGTGAGGAAAGTTTTAGTTATTCTTATGAAAATATGTATGGTGAGACTAAAGAGTATAATTCGCCCTTTGAGGGGGTTATGAATATCTTAGAGCGCCGTTATGTTGAGACTGATTCCATGGAAGCCAAAGAAGCGTATGAAGTATATATGAAGCAAAAAGTTTGCAAGGCGTGTAATGGCGCAAGATTAAAACCTGAAACATTGGCGGTTAAAATAGCAGGGAAAAATATTTACGAAGTAACCTGTTTTACCATTGCGGAATGCCGTGATTTTTTAAATAGTATTTCTTTTACGGAACGTGAAAAAATTATTGCCACACAGATTTTAAAAGAGATTAATGCTAGACTAGGCTTTTTATTGGATGTCGGGTTAGAATATCTAACGCTAGATCGAGCTGCCGGTACATTGTCAGGTGGAGAGGCGCAGCGCATTAGATTGGCTACGCAAATTGGTTCGGGATTGGTTGGCGTGTTATATATTTTGGATGAGCCTAGCATTGGGTTGCACCAACGCGATAATAACAAGCTGTTGGCAACGCTGGCACATTTAAGAGATTTAGGTAATACTTTAATTGTCGTGGAACATGATGAAGATACGATGTATGCAGCCGATTACATTATTGATATTGGTCCGACGGCAGGAGCTGGTGGCGGTCATATTGTGGCGCAAGGAACGGTTGAAGAAATAAAAGACAATAACAATTCGCTAACTGGACAATATTTAAGTCGCAAAAAATATATTCCGGTACCAAGTAAACGCAGAAAAGCTCAAGGAAAATGGCTAGAGATTATTGGGGCCAAAGAAAACAATTTAAAAAATATCAGTGTAAAATTTCCGATTGGTTTATTTACGGCTGTAACCGGCGTCTCGGGCTCGGGAAAAAGTACCTTGGTTAATGAAATATTATATAAAGGTTTGGCGAAAATAATTTATCGCAATCATCAGCGGGCCGGTGCTCATAAAGCGATAAAAGGCTTTGAGCATATTGATAAAATTATTGATGTCGATCAGTCCCCCATTGGGCGGACACCACGTTCTAATCCGGCAACTTATACCGGGTTATTTGATAATATTAGAGAATTATATAGTCAGACTAATGAAGCAAAAATTAGAGGCTATAAGCCGGGGCGATTTAGCTTTAATGTTAAAGGTGGGCGTTGTGAAGCCTGTCGTGGAGATGGTATAATCAAGATAGAAATGCATTTTTTACCAGATGTTTATGTACCATGTGAGGTCTGCAAGGGCGCACGTTATAATAGAGAGACCTTAGAGGTTAAATACAAAGGGAAAAGCATTGCGCAAGTTTTGGATATGGTAGTAGATGAAGGGGTGGAATTTTTCAAAAATATCCCGAAAATTCATCGAAAACTGGAAGTGTTGAAAGAGGTTGGGTTGGGTTATATAAAACTAGGGCAACCGGCGACGACCTTATCCGGCGGAGAAGCACAACGCGTGAAACTAGCAACAGAGCTAGCAAAACGCAGTACCGGAAAAACATTATATATTTTAGATGAGCCAACGACGGGCTTACATACTGCGGACATTCATAAACTATTGGAAGTTTTACAAAAGTTAGTTGAAGGTGGCGATAGTGTGATTGTTATTGAGCATAATCTTGATGTTATTAAGACTGCGGACTATGTTGTTGATTTAGGACCAGAGGGCGGTAAAGGTGGTGGCACTATTGTCGCTAAAGGTACCCCGGAGGAAATTACCACAGTTGAAGCTTCTTATACTGGCAAATTTTTAAAACCATTGTTAGAAGAAGGCTTGAGTATGTAA
- the uvrB gene encoding excinuclease ABC subunit UvrB, translating to MVKVPQLQTNYQDGENLFKVKAPFVATGDQPKAIESLVQGLDHGQISQVLLGATGTGKTFTIAKTIERVQKPTLVIAHNKTLAAQLASEFKEFFPDNAVEYFVSYYDYYQPEAYIAHTDTYIEKDASINDEIDKLRHSATCSLFERRDVIIVASVSCIYGLGSPDEYQGLVLSLRQGQFYERDAILRKLVSIQYERNDINFVRGKFRVRGDVIEIFPAGYNEKALRIELFGDEIERILETDALTGEILAERKHISIYPASHYVTSKENMLRAAGDIEAELEQCLAKFKAEGKLLEAQRLEQRTRYDLEMMLEMGYCSGVENYSRHLTKRAPGESPFTLIDYFPDDFLIVIDESHVTLPQIRAMYAGDRARKEALVNNGFRLPSAFDNRPLRFEEFNERINQIIYVSATPAKYELEQASQVVQQIIRPTGLIDPAIVVKPLQGQMDDLLGEIKLRLPLKERVLVTTLTKKMAENLTDYLKEMGIKVRYLHSDIVTLERAEIIRDLRMGVFDVLIGINLLREGLDLPEVSLVAILDADKEGFLRSDTSLIQTIGRAARNANGKVIMYADNITDSMKRAIEETKRRREIQQKYNVEHNITPQTIQKTIKNMIETTKVAETAAKYTNKQGRKLSPKDKLDLIDKLQQEMQAAAKNLQFELAANLRDMIIELKGELPAKKAKNK from the coding sequence ATGGTGAAAGTTCCTCAATTACAGACAAATTATCAGGACGGCGAAAATTTATTTAAAGTTAAAGCTCCGTTTGTTGCAACGGGCGATCAGCCGAAGGCGATTGAAAGCTTGGTGCAAGGGCTTGACCATGGACAGATTAGTCAGGTTTTATTGGGGGCGACCGGTACCGGTAAGACTTTTACGATTGCTAAGACGATTGAAAGAGTGCAAAAACCAACGTTGGTAATTGCTCATAATAAAACATTGGCAGCACAATTAGCCAGTGAGTTTAAAGAGTTTTTCCCGGATAATGCCGTAGAATATTTTGTAAGTTATTATGATTATTATCAGCCGGAAGCCTATATCGCACATACTGATACTTATATTGAAAAAGATGCTTCGATTAATGATGAAATTGATAAATTACGTCACTCTGCTACGTGTTCTTTATTTGAACGGCGTGATGTTATTATTGTTGCCAGTGTTTCTTGCATCTATGGCTTAGGTTCACCGGATGAGTATCAGGGGTTGGTCTTATCGTTAAGACAAGGTCAGTTTTATGAGCGTGATGCTATTTTACGCAAATTGGTGAGCATTCAATACGAGCGTAATGATATTAATTTTGTCAGAGGCAAGTTTAGAGTTCGTGGTGATGTTATTGAAATTTTTCCGGCAGGGTATAATGAAAAAGCCTTGAGAATAGAATTATTTGGTGATGAGATTGAAAGGATTTTAGAGACTGATGCACTAACCGGAGAAATATTGGCAGAGCGTAAACATATTTCCATTTATCCGGCTTCGCATTATGTTACCTCTAAAGAAAATATGTTGCGTGCAGCCGGTGATATTGAGGCTGAACTGGAACAGTGTTTAGCAAAATTTAAAGCTGAAGGAAAATTATTAGAAGCGCAAAGATTAGAACAACGAACTCGTTATGATTTGGAAATGATGCTAGAAATGGGTTATTGCTCAGGGGTTGAAAATTACTCGCGACATTTAACAAAACGAGCACCGGGTGAATCACCCTTTACTCTGATTGACTATTTTCCGGATGACTTTTTAATTGTTATTGATGAATCACATGTAACATTGCCACAAATTAGAGCAATGTATGCCGGTGATAGAGCGCGCAAAGAAGCATTAGTTAATAACGGCTTTAGATTGCCTTCTGCGTTTGATAATAGACCGTTACGTTTTGAAGAATTTAATGAGAGAATTAATCAGATTATCTATGTTTCTGCTACGCCGGCTAAATATGAATTGGAGCAAGCCAGTCAGGTTGTGCAGCAGATTATCAGACCGACCGGCCTGATTGATCCTGCCATAGTGGTTAAGCCATTACAAGGACAAATGGATGATTTATTAGGAGAAATTAAGTTAAGACTGCCGTTAAAAGAACGTGTATTAGTAACAACTTTAACGAAAAAAATGGCAGAAAATCTGACTGACTATCTAAAAGAAATGGGCATTAAAGTACGCTATTTACACTCTGATATTGTAACGTTAGAACGAGCTGAAATTATTAGAGATTTAAGAATGGGTGTTTTTGATGTTTTAATTGGAATTAACTTATTGCGAGAAGGACTGGATTTGCCGGAGGTTTCCTTGGTGGCAATTTTAGATGCGGACAAAGAAGGATTTTTGCGTTCAGATACTTCGTTAATTCAAACGATTGGGAGAGCCGCCCGCAATGCTAATGGTAAAGTTATTATGTATGCTGATAATATTACTGACTCAATGAAAAGAGCAATTGAAGAAACCAAAAGACGGCGGGAGATTCAACAAAAATATAATGTTGAACATAATATTACTCCGCAGACCATTCAAAAAACCATTAAAAATATGATAGAAACTACTAAGGTTGCTGAAACAGCGGCTAAATATACTAATAAACAAGGACGAAAATTAAGTCCCAAAGATAAGCTGGATTTAATTGATAAGTTGCAACAAGAGATGCAAGCTGCCGCAAAAAATTTACAATTTGAATTAGCTGCTAATTTACGGGATATGATCATTGAATTAAAAGGCGAATTGCCCGCTAAAAAAGCCAAAAATAAGTAG
- a CDS encoding S41 family peptidase — MSFKKNIFKIIVIIAVTVFVVLNGLYFGLGFNKVGVVNTIKILGIYSLINKSYVNDVVSDKLVAGMIKGMVESLGDEHSIYLDKKMYQEMLMKTEGYFGGVGIVLGVKDKDLTVVAPIEDTPGFLAGIKPGDIIVAIDQINVKELSLEEAVNKIRGAQGSTVVLSIKRAEEIKDYILIRSNIEIKTVKGEILDNNVGYIRIAMFSEKTATELNKVYQELINKGATAFVLDLRSNPGGLLQASVAAANLFVPQGPVVSVVHKDGSKEVYSSNLASINYPLAVLINGGSASAAEILAGAIKDTNAGTLVGTKSYGKGSVQGVIPIGNAEAIKLTIAKYYTPSNVSIDGVGIEPNIIVELPKDAKTDVQLAKALAVVKNKNS; from the coding sequence GTGAGTTTTAAAAAGAACATTTTTAAAATAATAGTTATTATTGCGGTGACGGTATTCGTGGTATTAAATGGCTTATATTTTGGGTTGGGTTTTAATAAAGTTGGTGTGGTAAATACTATTAAAATATTGGGTATTTACAGCTTAATTAATAAAAGTTATGTTAATGATGTTGTAAGTGATAAATTAGTGGCTGGTATGATTAAAGGAATGGTGGAGTCGCTAGGGGATGAACACTCGATTTATCTTGATAAGAAAATGTATCAGGAAATGTTAATGAAAACGGAAGGCTATTTTGGTGGTGTGGGGATAGTCTTAGGGGTTAAGGATAAAGATTTAACGGTAGTAGCACCAATTGAAGATACTCCGGGATTTTTGGCAGGGATAAAGCCCGGCGATATTATTGTAGCAATTGATCAGATTAATGTTAAAGAGCTTTCATTGGAAGAAGCGGTGAATAAAATTCGCGGAGCGCAAGGAAGTACGGTAGTGCTTTCAATCAAACGTGCGGAAGAAATAAAAGATTATATTTTAATTAGATCTAATATTGAAATTAAAACCGTAAAAGGAGAAATTCTTGATAATAATGTTGGTTATATCAGAATTGCGATGTTTAGTGAGAAAACGGCTACTGAGCTTAATAAGGTTTATCAAGAACTTATTAATAAAGGGGCGACTGCCTTTGTTTTGGATTTACGCAGTAATCCCGGGGGATTATTGCAGGCTAGCGTAGCAGCGGCAAATTTATTTGTGCCACAAGGACCGGTAGTATCGGTAGTGCATAAAGATGGTAGTAAGGAAGTTTATTCCTCTAATTTAGCTAGTATCAATTACCCGTTAGCAGTATTGATAAATGGGGGGAGCGCCAGTGCCGCCGAAATTTTGGCCGGAGCTATTAAAGATACTAATGCCGGAACTTTGGTCGGAACAAAATCTTATGGTAAAGGGTCGGTGCAAGGGGTTATTCCTATCGGTAATGCTGAAGCTATTAAATTAACTATTGCTAAATATTATACTCCTAGCAATGTCTCAATTGATGGAGTTGGCATAGAGCCGAATATTATTGTAGAGTTACCGAAAGATGCTAAAACGGATGTACAACTGGCTAAAGCTTTGGCAGTGGTGAAAAATAAGAATAGCTAA
- a CDS encoding peptidoglycan DD-metalloendopeptidase family protein, with product MIKNKKVWALALSLGFTVVTNLTVLANSLESRLSTVQDQAQSQKSKIAKAQQEVDSISEQLRNIQMELDAATNEYKAIKVKLGETEQKIEENEIILAKAQKSFDKRKVVLNKRLCDVYENGQLSYVDVLLGANDFNDLISRMDLLTMIMKHDVNLFSEIKAERELILNKKAELENDKQAIQVLEQAAEEKKAVVELRKQERKELLDNAVSERDSAEQAYQELLQTSRQIEQMIRASQGHTSGAVQSTGRMIWPLNGPITSPYGWRTHPIFGTARYHSGIDIGADYGENISAADSGTVIFAGWMGGYGYAVIIDHGGGISSLYGHNSELTVSEGQQVRQGQVIALAGSTGYSTGPHCHFEVRQNGEPVDPSGYL from the coding sequence ATGATAAAAAACAAAAAAGTTTGGGCATTAGCGTTATCGTTAGGCTTTACGGTTGTTACTAATCTTACGGTCTTAGCGAACTCTTTAGAGAGCAGACTTAGCACTGTTCAAGATCAAGCGCAAAGCCAAAAAAGTAAAATAGCCAAAGCGCAACAAGAAGTTGACTCTATTTCAGAACAATTGCGGAATATTCAAATGGAGCTGGATGCAGCGACTAATGAATATAAAGCTATTAAGGTGAAATTGGGTGAGACTGAGCAAAAAATTGAAGAAAATGAAATTATTTTGGCAAAAGCACAGAAATCATTTGATAAGCGTAAAGTTGTGTTAAATAAACGGTTGTGTGATGTTTATGAAAATGGGCAGCTTAGTTATGTTGATGTTTTATTAGGTGCTAATGATTTTAATGATTTAATCAGTCGCATGGACTTATTAACGATGATTATGAAGCATGATGTTAATTTATTTAGTGAAATCAAAGCTGAGCGTGAATTGATTTTAAATAAAAAAGCTGAGCTGGAAAATGACAAACAAGCTATCCAAGTATTAGAGCAAGCAGCTGAAGAGAAAAAAGCGGTAGTTGAATTGAGAAAACAAGAACGTAAAGAATTATTGGATAATGCGGTTAGTGAGCGTGATAGTGCTGAACAAGCTTATCAAGAACTATTGCAAACTTCGCGACAAATCGAGCAGATGATCAGAGCCAGTCAAGGCCATACCAGTGGTGCAGTACAGTCGACCGGCCGGATGATTTGGCCATTGAATGGACCGATAACATCACCATATGGTTGGCGAACTCATCCGATTTTTGGAACAGCCAGATATCATAGCGGGATTGATATTGGCGCTGATTATGGTGAAAATATTAGTGCTGCCGATAGTGGAACCGTTATTTTTGCAGGCTGGATGGGTGGCTATGGCTACGCTGTTATTATTGATCATGGTGGTGGAATTTCCAGTTTATATGGTCATAATTCAGAGCTGACAGTTAGCGAAGGACAACAAGTTCGTCAAGGTCAAGTAATTGCTTTAGCCGGTTCTACCGGGTATTCTACCGGACCACATTGTCATTTTGAAGTTAGACAAAATGGTGAACCGGTTGATCCGAGTGGATATTTATAG
- the ftsX gene encoding permease-like cell division protein FtsX yields MKIRTLEYFVKEAAISLKRNNLMSFASITTVAISLVILGLFLIMVMNLNNMAAHLESQVQINVYLEDNLSEAERYEIGNNIKKIKGVEEITFVTKDEAIERFRERLGEQKYLLDALDDANPLPYSYEVKLTLPEQVKSAAAEIAEYPGVKTAKFGQEAIEQLFKLTHMIRVFGVVLILFLVFATLFIISNTIRLTVFARRKEIGIMKYVGATDWFIRWPFIMEGMALGFGGALIATLVLRTSYSAITNQIYQSFMFLPLIPQYPFLTNLTILLIVLGMIIGALGSAISLKKFMKV; encoded by the coding sequence ATGAAGATTAGAACCTTAGAATATTTTGTAAAAGAAGCGGCTATTTCGCTGAAAAGAAACAACTTAATGAGTTTTGCATCAATTACGACGGTGGCTATTTCCTTGGTGATTTTGGGGCTGTTTTTAATAATGGTTATGAACTTAAATAATATGGCAGCTCATTTAGAATCACAAGTACAAATAAATGTTTATTTGGAAGATAATTTATCCGAAGCAGAACGGTATGAAATTGGTAATAACATAAAAAAAATCAAAGGTGTTGAAGAAATTACCTTTGTTACTAAAGATGAAGCAATTGAAAGATTTAGAGAACGATTAGGTGAACAAAAATATTTACTGGATGCGTTAGATGATGCTAATCCGTTGCCATACTCTTACGAAGTAAAGTTGACTCTGCCGGAACAAGTTAAAAGTGCAGCAGCTGAGATTGCTGAATATCCGGGAGTAAAAACTGCTAAATTTGGTCAAGAGGCAATTGAACAATTATTTAAGCTTACTCATATGATCAGGGTATTTGGAGTAGTATTAATTCTCTTTTTAGTATTTGCGACATTATTTATAATTTCCAATACCATTAGATTGACGGTGTTTGCTAGACGCAAAGAAATTGGTATTATGAAGTATGTTGGAGCTACTGATTGGTTTATTCGTTGGCCTTTTATTATGGAAGGAATGGCGTTAGGCTTTGGGGGCGCGTTAATAGCAACCTTAGTATTACGTACTAGCTATAGTGCCATTACGAATCAAATATATCAATCATTTATGTTTTTACCATTGATACCGCAATATCCATTTTTAACTAATTTAACGATATTGCTGATTGTTTTAGGAATGATAATAGGAGCATTAGGTAGTGCTATTTCTCTTAAAAAATTCATGAAAGTTTAG
- the ftsE gene encoding cell division ATP-binding protein FtsE produces the protein MISMRNVSKCYPNGSNALENVNIEIKKGEFVFVVGPSGAGKSTFIKMIFREELPSEGSLVVNGRNVTEMTLKDVPYLRRGLGIIFQDYRLLQDKTVYENVAFAMQVVEAPRREMQKRVNTVLDLVGLKDKVKSFPTQLSGGEQQRVAIARAIVNNPMVVIADEPTGNLDPETSWDIMKIFDRINKDGTTIVMATHDKSIVDTMKKRVIAIENGRIIRDEARGVYGYED, from the coding sequence TTGATTAGTATGAGAAATGTTTCAAAATGTTATCCTAATGGCTCTAATGCCTTAGAAAATGTTAACATTGAAATAAAAAAAGGCGAATTTGTGTTCGTGGTAGGGCCAAGCGGAGCGGGGAAATCAACTTTTATTAAGATGATTTTTCGTGAGGAATTACCATCAGAAGGTAGCTTAGTGGTTAATGGACGCAATGTTACGGAAATGACCTTAAAAGATGTGCCGTACTTAAGACGTGGTCTAGGAATAATCTTTCAAGATTATCGGTTGCTGCAAGATAAAACAGTGTATGAAAATGTAGCTTTTGCGATGCAAGTCGTAGAAGCGCCACGACGCGAAATGCAAAAGCGCGTTAATACTGTGCTGGATTTGGTGGGGCTAAAAGATAAGGTTAAAAGTTTTCCAACTCAATTATCCGGTGGTGAGCAACAACGTGTTGCTATCGCTAGGGCGATTGTTAATAACCCGATGGTGGTTATTGCGGATGAACCGACGGGCAATCTTGATCCAGAGACCTCTTGGGATATTATGAAAATCTTTGATCGGATTAACAAAGATGGTACGACTATTGTTATGGCTACGCATGATAAAAGTATTGTTGACACTATGAAAAAAAGGGTTATTGCGATTGAAAATGGCCGTATAATTCGTGACGAAGCGAGAGGGGTATACGGTTATGAAGATTAG
- a CDS encoding transketolase family protein: MGIATREAYGKALAAVGGKNNKVIVLDADLSKSTKTEVFGKAYPERFFNVGIAEQNMMGTAAGLAAAGKIPFVSTFAVFATGRAFEQIRNSICYPKLNVKIAATHAGLTVGEDGASHQSIEDISLMRTLPNMTVIVPADGIETEKVIEFAAEYKGPCYIRLGRSSVPDLFSADYKFELGKAVTVQEGTDVTIIATGIMVAEAKVAAETLAQEGISARVLNIHTIKPIDVNAIVKAAQETGCIVTCEEHSIIGGLGSAVAEVLVENNPVPMLRLGVNDTFGESGKPNDLLKKYKLTSNDIVLKVKEVMAKKK, from the coding sequence ATGGGAATAGCAACACGTGAGGCTTATGGTAAAGCGTTAGCTGCCGTTGGCGGAAAAAATAATAAGGTCATTGTTTTAGATGCGGATTTATCAAAATCAACTAAAACAGAGGTTTTTGGTAAGGCTTATCCGGAAAGATTTTTTAATGTCGGGATTGCTGAACAAAATATGATGGGAACAGCAGCTGGTCTAGCCGCTGCCGGTAAAATTCCGTTTGTGTCGACTTTTGCAGTATTTGCTACTGGTCGTGCTTTTGAGCAAATTCGTAATTCGATTTGTTATCCTAAATTGAATGTTAAAATTGCGGCAACTCATGCTGGGTTAACAGTTGGTGAAGATGGTGCTAGCCATCAATCGATAGAAGATATTTCGTTAATGCGGACATTGCCGAATATGACGGTAATTGTACCGGCGGATGGGATTGAAACTGAGAAAGTTATTGAATTTGCTGCTGAGTATAAAGGACCATGTTATATTAGATTAGGCCGCTCTAGTGTACCGGATTTATTTAGTGCTGATTATAAATTTGAATTAGGCAAAGCTGTAACGGTGCAAGAAGGAACTGATGTTACTATTATCGCTACGGGCATTATGGTGGCGGAAGCGAAAGTAGCGGCAGAAACTTTGGCTCAAGAGGGGATTTCAGCTAGAGTTTTAAATATTCATACTATTAAACCGATTGATGTTAATGCTATTGTTAAAGCGGCACAAGAAACAGGGTGTATTGTAACTTGCGAAGAGCATAGCATTATTGGCGGATTAGGTAGTGCTGTGGCTGAAGTATTAGTGGAAAATAATCCTGTACCGATGTTACGGTTAGGGGTGAATGATACTTTTGGTGAATCTGGTAAGCCGAACGATTTGTTGAAAAAGTACAAACTTACTAGCAATGACATTGTCTTAAAAGTTAAAGAAGTTATGGCTAAGAAAAAATAG
- a CDS encoding transketolase, whose product MSEKITTEKICQLQGVAKTIRKNIVKMITEANSGHPGGSLSATDILVYLYFNEMNVDSSNPQKADRDRFVLCKGHAAPVLYATLAEKGFFPKEELMTLRQINSRVQGHPSMKDLPGIDMSTGSLGQGLSAANGMALASKIDGTDNRIFAVLGDGELEEGMVWEAAMFASHYKLDNVTAFVDFNGLQIDGAISDVMSPLPIPEKWAAFGWNVLVIDGHDFTQIAEAVAAAKACKGKPTMIVANTVKGKGVGKMENVAGWHGKAPSAEECAMFLDDLDK is encoded by the coding sequence ATGAGTGAAAAAATAACAACAGAAAAAATCTGTCAATTGCAAGGCGTTGCAAAGACAATCCGCAAAAATATTGTCAAAATGATAACAGAGGCGAATTCGGGACATCCCGGCGGATCGTTATCAGCTACTGATATTTTAGTGTATTTATATTTTAATGAGATGAATGTTGATTCTAGCAATCCGCAAAAAGCTGATCGTGATCGTTTTGTCTTATGTAAAGGTCATGCCGCACCGGTACTGTATGCGACCTTAGCGGAAAAAGGCTTTTTCCCCAAGGAAGAGCTAATGACGTTAAGACAAATTAATAGTAGAGTACAAGGTCATCCTAGCATGAAAGATTTACCGGGGATTGATATGTCTACGGGTTCACTAGGACAAGGCTTAAGTGCAGCTAATGGGATGGCGCTTGCTAGTAAAATCGATGGTACCGACAACAGAATTTTTGCGGTACTAGGTGATGGTGAATTGGAAGAAGGAATGGTATGGGAAGCGGCAATGTTTGCCAGTCATTATAAATTAGATAATGTGACAGCGTTTGTTGATTTTAATGGTTTACAAATTGATGGAGCAATTTCTGATGTTATGTCACCATTACCAATTCCGGAAAAATGGGCTGCATTTGGGTGGAATGTTCTTGTGATTGATGGGCATGATTTTACACAAATTGCTGAAGCGGTAGCGGCAGCGAAAGCTTGCAAAGGCAAACCGACGATGATTGTTGCTAATACGGTAAAAGGTAAAGGTGTTGGCAAAATGGAAAATGTTGCCGGATGGCATGGCAAAGCGCCAAGTGCTGAAGAATGTGCAATGTTCTTAGATGATTTAGATAAATAA